From a single Candidatus Brevundimonas phytovorans genomic region:
- a CDS encoding CopD family protein → MNAYDLARGLHILAVIAWMAGMLFLPRLYAYDAEQNGKPEPLRAEMQALLRTWQTRLLRIIINPAMILAFVFGGWLIWIDGTGRGWDVFQQPWMVTKLTGVFLLAGWHGFLARERKKIAAGTSKHSGRFWRMTNEIPFLLAIIMVLSVTLEWRF, encoded by the coding sequence ATGAACGCCTATGATCTCGCTCGCGGCCTGCATATTCTGGCGGTCATCGCCTGGATGGCGGGAATGCTCTTCCTGCCGCGCCTCTATGCCTATGACGCCGAGCAGAACGGCAAGCCAGAGCCCCTCCGAGCCGAGATGCAGGCCCTGCTGAGGACCTGGCAGACAAGGCTGCTGCGCATCATCATCAATCCGGCGATGATCCTGGCCTTCGTCTTCGGCGGTTGGCTGATCTGGATCGACGGCACGGGGCGTGGATGGGATGTGTTCCAGCAGCCCTGGATGGTGACCAAGCTGACCGGCGTCTTTTTGCTGGCTGGCTGGCATGGCTTCCTGGCCCGCGAACGCAAGAAGATCGCCGCCGGAACATCGAAACACTCCGGCCGCTTCTGGCGTATGACGAATGAAATCCCCTTCTTGCTGGCCATCATCATGGTGCTGTCGGTGACGCTGGAGTGGAGGTTTTAG